From one Streptomyces sp. N50 genomic stretch:
- a CDS encoding AI-2E family transporter, protein MAVTDETGHDAPQASPTGATPPARPPADGVAPGPGMPRWLPRAMVLALALVAVFQLGSWAFHQLIGLLINILIAFFLALAIEPAVSRMAAFGMRRGLATFLVFLGLLIVCAGFITLLGSMLAGQIIKMIEDFPDYLDSVINWVNGHFHTDLRRVDIQEGLLHSDWLRKYVQNSATGVLDVSTQVLGGLFQLLTIGLFSFYFAADGPRLRRALCSVLPPARQAEVLRAWEIAVDKTGGYIYSRGLMALVSGVAHYILLQALGIPYAPVLAVWVGLVSQFIPTIGTYLAGALPMLIAFTVNPWYALWVLIFVVVYQQFENYMLQPKLTAKTVDIHPAVAFGSVIAGTALLGAVGALISIPAVATLQAFLGAYVKRYAVTDDPRVHGHRTTRGSGGPGPLARARQLWDRRQGTEEPTAADSAGTRDSAETDSASANNSVGTTDSGTAGSRPTDPEPTDSAPKDSEPKDPGEGSSGSS, encoded by the coding sequence GTGGCAGTCACTGACGAGACCGGGCACGACGCCCCGCAGGCATCCCCGACCGGTGCGACGCCGCCGGCCCGGCCCCCGGCCGACGGCGTCGCACCGGGCCCGGGCATGCCGCGCTGGCTGCCCCGCGCCATGGTGCTGGCGCTCGCCCTCGTCGCCGTGTTCCAGCTGGGCAGTTGGGCCTTCCACCAGCTCATCGGGCTGCTGATCAACATCCTCATCGCGTTCTTCCTGGCCCTCGCCATCGAGCCCGCGGTGAGCCGCATGGCCGCCTTCGGGATGCGCCGTGGACTGGCCACCTTCCTGGTCTTCCTCGGTCTGCTGATCGTGTGCGCAGGCTTCATCACGCTCCTCGGTTCGATGCTCGCCGGCCAGATCATCAAGATGATCGAGGACTTCCCGGACTACCTCGACTCCGTCATCAACTGGGTCAACGGGCACTTCCACACCGACCTCAGACGGGTCGACATCCAGGAGGGGCTGCTCCACTCCGACTGGCTGCGCAAGTACGTCCAGAACAGCGCGACCGGCGTGCTGGACGTGTCCACCCAGGTGCTCGGGGGCCTCTTCCAGCTGCTGACGATCGGTCTGTTCTCGTTCTACTTCGCCGCCGACGGGCCGCGGCTGCGCCGCGCGCTGTGCTCCGTACTGCCGCCCGCCCGGCAGGCCGAGGTGCTGCGCGCGTGGGAGATCGCCGTCGACAAGACGGGCGGCTACATATACTCCCGCGGTCTGATGGCGCTGGTCTCCGGAGTGGCGCACTACATCCTGCTGCAGGCGCTGGGCATTCCGTACGCGCCCGTGCTCGCCGTCTGGGTGGGCCTGGTCTCCCAGTTCATCCCGACCATCGGCACGTATCTCGCGGGCGCCCTGCCCATGCTGATCGCCTTCACCGTGAACCCCTGGTACGCGCTGTGGGTGCTGATCTTCGTCGTGGTCTACCAGCAGTTCGAGAACTACATGCTGCAGCCCAAGCTGACCGCGAAGACCGTCGACATCCACCCCGCGGTCGCCTTCGGCTCGGTCATCGCGGGCACCGCGCTCCTCGGTGCCGTCGGCGCGCTGATCTCCATCCCGGCGGTCGCCACGCTCCAGGCGTTCCTCGGGGCGTATGTGAAGAGGTACGCCGTCACGGACGACCCACGGGTCCATGGACACCGGACCACCCGAGGCTCCGGCGGGCCCGGCCCGCTGGCCCGCGCGCGACAGCTGTGGGACCGGCGGCAGGGGACGGAGGAGCCGACAGCGGCCGACTCCGCCGGTACCCGCGATTCCGCTGAGACCGACTCCGCCTCTGCGAACAACTCTGTCGGCACGACCGACTCCGGGACGGCCGGCTCCCGGCCGACCGATCCGGAGCCGACCGACTCCGCACCGAAGGACTCTGAACCGAAGGACCCAGGAGAGGGCTCCTCCGGCTCCTCCTGA
- a CDS encoding dihydrofolate reductase family protein — protein sequence MPTAKAPQSVGTTPAPQLADTGPQTAEGKVLWHFTMSLDGFVAGPDHAMDWMTGFSFRAGLVEEYAATTGAVLGGRDGFDAFPDAGSVYGGAWQGPVFVLTHHPDDAPPAPGVTFLDCDVAEAVRIGLAAAGGRNLEVLSPTIGRQLLERELIDEIDLHIVPVLLGDGIRLFDNPGGTPVRLRLLNGEDHTAAVNVRCRPTGT from the coding sequence ATGCCCACCGCAAAAGCCCCGCAGAGCGTCGGAACCACGCCCGCCCCGCAGTTGGCGGACACCGGACCGCAGACCGCCGAGGGCAAGGTGCTGTGGCACTTCACGATGTCGCTGGACGGGTTCGTGGCGGGGCCGGACCACGCGATGGACTGGATGACGGGGTTCTCGTTCCGGGCCGGCCTCGTCGAGGAGTACGCCGCCACGACCGGGGCCGTACTGGGCGGCCGGGACGGCTTCGACGCCTTCCCGGATGCCGGCAGCGTCTACGGGGGCGCTTGGCAGGGGCCGGTGTTCGTCCTCACGCACCACCCCGACGACGCGCCGCCCGCCCCCGGGGTGACCTTCCTGGACTGCGATGTGGCCGAGGCCGTACGCATCGGGCTGGCGGCCGCCGGCGGCAGGAACCTCGAAGTGCTCTCGCCCACGATCGGCCGACAGCTCCTGGAGCGCGAACTGATCGACGAGATCGACCTGCACATCGTGCCGGTGCTGCTCGGCGACGGCATCCGGCTCTTCGACAACCCCGGCGGCACCCCGGTCCGGCTCAGGTTGCTGAACGGCGAGGACCACACGGCCGCGGTGAACGTGCGCTGTCGGCCGACCGGGACGTGA
- a CDS encoding DUF4232 domain-containing protein codes for MRHSNGIRRAALATTAVTAVAAAVTGILPGTAMAASTTTSTPPPACPASALQVSAWQAAHPPVGTGTGAAVVQFTNVSRKTCVLKGHPTTVAGAGNGSPSHNTPLKVTPTGRAATVTVRPHGKAWVKLTFVQVQGEGDGYCVSGKTPAAYPTMVIELPHSGKHQVALNDGWWAECDNKVTVTPVSAVKPS; via the coding sequence ATGCGGCACAGCAACGGCATTCGCAGGGCGGCTCTGGCGACGACGGCGGTCACGGCCGTCGCGGCGGCAGTGACCGGCATCCTGCCCGGCACCGCCATGGCGGCGAGCACCACCACCTCCACCCCGCCGCCCGCCTGCCCGGCCTCCGCCCTCCAGGTCAGCGCCTGGCAGGCCGCCCACCCGCCCGTCGGGACCGGGACCGGGGCGGCGGTCGTGCAGTTCACCAACGTCTCCCGGAAGACGTGCGTCCTGAAGGGCCATCCGACGACGGTCGCCGGCGCAGGCAACGGCTCCCCCTCCCACAACACCCCGCTCAAGGTCACCCCCACCGGCAGGGCGGCCACCGTGACGGTCCGGCCGCACGGCAAGGCGTGGGTGAAGCTGACCTTCGTCCAGGTCCAGGGGGAGGGCGACGGCTACTGCGTGTCGGGCAAGACCCCGGCGGCGTATCCGACGATGGTCATCGAGCTGCCGCACTCCGGGAAGCACCAGGTCGCCCTGAACGACGGGTGGTGGGCCGAGTGTGACAACAAGGTGACCGTCACCCCGGTGTCGGCGGTCAAGCCTTCCTGA
- the recA gene encoding recombinase RecA, with product MAGTDREKALDAALAQIERQFGKGAVMRLGERPNEPIEVIPTGSTALDVALGVGGLPRGRVVEVYGPESSGKTTLTLHAVANAQRAGGQVAFVDAEHALDPEYAKKLGVDIDNLILSQPDNGEQALEIVDMLVRSGALDLIVIDSVAALVPRAEIEGEMGDSHVGLQARLMSQALRKITGALHQSGTTAIFINQLREKIGVMFGSPETTTGGRALKFYASVRLDIRRIETLKDGTDAVGNRTRVKVVKNKVAPPFKQAEFDILYGHGISREGGLIDMGVENGFVRKAGAWYTYEGDQLGQGKENARNFLKDNPDLANEIEKKILEKLGVGVRPEKDKPAAEAVADGVVPTATDDAAKAVPAPAAAKTTKAKATAAKS from the coding sequence ATGGCAGGAACCGACCGCGAGAAGGCGCTGGACGCCGCGCTCGCACAGATTGAACGGCAATTCGGCAAGGGCGCCGTGATGCGCCTCGGCGAGCGGCCGAACGAGCCCATCGAGGTCATCCCCACCGGCTCGACCGCGCTCGACGTCGCCCTCGGTGTCGGCGGCCTGCCGCGCGGCCGAGTGGTGGAGGTCTACGGCCCGGAGTCCTCCGGCAAGACGACCCTGACCCTGCACGCGGTGGCGAACGCCCAGCGGGCCGGCGGCCAGGTCGCGTTCGTGGACGCGGAGCACGCCCTCGACCCCGAGTACGCGAAGAAGCTCGGCGTCGACATCGACAACCTGATCCTGTCCCAGCCGGACAACGGCGAGCAGGCCCTGGAGATCGTGGACATGCTGGTCCGCTCCGGCGCCCTCGACCTCATCGTCATCGACTCCGTCGCGGCACTCGTCCCGCGCGCGGAGATCGAGGGCGAGATGGGAGACAGCCACGTCGGTCTCCAGGCCCGCCTGATGAGCCAGGCGCTCCGCAAGATCACAGGCGCGCTCCACCAGTCCGGGACCACCGCGATCTTCATCAATCAGCTCCGCGAGAAGATCGGCGTGATGTTCGGCTCCCCGGAGACCACGACCGGTGGCCGTGCCCTGAAGTTCTACGCCTCGGTGCGACTCGACATCCGCCGTATCGAGACCCTCAAGGACGGCACCGACGCGGTCGGCAACCGCACCCGCGTCAAGGTCGTCAAGAACAAGGTCGCGCCGCCCTTCAAGCAGGCCGAGTTCGACATCCTCTACGGCCACGGCATCAGCCGCGAGGGCGGCCTGATCGACATGGGCGTGGAGAACGGCTTCGTCCGCAAGGCCGGCGCCTGGTACACGTACGAGGGCGACCAACTCGGCCAGGGCAAGGAGAACGCGCGCAACTTCCTCAAGGACAACCCCGACCTGGCCAACGAGATCGAGAAGAAGATCCTGGAGAAGCTGGGCGTGGGCGTCCGTCCGGAGAAGGACAAGCCCGCTGCCGAGGCGGTCGCGGACGGGGTGGTCCCCACCGCCACGGACGACGCCGCGAAGGCGGTGCCCGCTCCGGCCGCGGCCAAGACCACCAAGGCCAAGGCCACGGCAGCCAAGAGCTGA
- the recX gene encoding recombination regulator RecX — MTRRTDWAEYAYPDAPQGRGRGGEGLAYGADGPPEEPYGMAGPYGDESGGGFAGETGPPFGGPEPGDGSAGTGRLFRSSAPGGSSPGDGSADDDAPGRGARRGRGARGEGGSRGSTARGDGARGRRGRRGRGFGESSEADGPDFSSARAEKKEEPPADPAERARGICLRLLTGNPRTRKQLADALRKREIPDEVADEVLSRFEEVGLINDGAFADAWVESRHHGRGLARRALAQELRTKGVDPTLIDEAVSQLDSEQEETTARELVDRKLRSTRGLDRDKRLRRLAGMLARKGYSQGMALSVVRQALEEEGEDTEFLGDEGDGY; from the coding sequence GTGACACGACGAACGGACTGGGCCGAGTACGCGTATCCCGACGCCCCGCAGGGGCGCGGGAGAGGCGGCGAGGGCCTGGCCTACGGTGCGGACGGCCCGCCCGAGGAGCCGTACGGCATGGCCGGACCGTACGGCGACGAGTCGGGCGGCGGTTTCGCGGGGGAGACCGGTCCGCCTTTCGGTGGCCCGGAGCCCGGCGATGGTTCGGCGGGCACCGGCCGGCTCTTCAGGAGCTCGGCGCCAGGCGGCAGTTCACCCGGCGACGGGTCTGCCGATGACGACGCACCCGGCCGCGGCGCGCGCCGCGGTCGTGGAGCGCGTGGCGAAGGCGGCTCACGAGGGTCTACGGCGCGCGGTGACGGCGCGCGCGGTAGACGTGGGCGCCGTGGCCGCGGCTTCGGGGAGTCTTCCGAAGCGGACGGGCCCGACTTCTCCTCGGCGAGGGCCGAGAAGAAGGAGGAACCTCCGGCGGACCCGGCTGAGCGGGCGCGGGGCATCTGCCTGCGCCTGCTCACCGGGAACCCGCGCACCCGCAAGCAACTCGCGGACGCCCTGCGCAAGCGGGAGATCCCGGACGAGGTGGCGGACGAGGTGCTGTCGCGGTTCGAGGAGGTCGGACTGATCAACGACGGCGCGTTCGCGGACGCCTGGGTGGAGTCCCGGCACCACGGTCGGGGCCTGGCCCGGCGGGCGCTCGCCCAAGAGCTGCGCACCAAGGGAGTCGACCCGACGCTGATCGACGAGGCCGTCTCCCAGCTCGACTCCGAGCAGGAGGAGACGACGGCCCGCGAACTGGTCGACCGCAAACTGCGGTCCACCCGGGGCCTCGATCGCGACAAGAGGCTGCGCCGCCTCGCGGGCATGCTGGCCCGCAAGGGCTACTCCCAGGGCATGGCCCTCAGCGTGGTCCGGCAGGCGTTGGAGGAAGAGGGCGAGGACACGGAGTTCCTCGGGGACGAGGGCGACGGGTACTGA
- a CDS encoding helix-turn-helix domain-containing protein encodes MAQEPGTPGVATPAERTPATPAPVELSDLAALKALAQPRRQRMLQHLTLHGPATSATLARALGLNTGSTSYHLRELARYGFVEETGARAGEETATAGAGAEVGEGDAETGTGAERAPGHGRERWWRAVPGDRRFPPRSRQSAEMRHVMDELNHHAYAADLELFERLQRDSAENGVWEDAFPYSRGTIRLTPPELREFFEEYIALLNRYKRAEAETPAGARTVLTRFLAFPAPPAEADAEADTGVGVGAGAEVALARPADAEPGHNRKETEPS; translated from the coding sequence ATGGCACAGGAACCCGGCACACCCGGCGTGGCGACGCCCGCCGAGCGGACCCCGGCGACACCCGCACCGGTCGAGCTCTCCGACCTCGCCGCGCTGAAGGCCCTCGCGCAACCCCGCCGCCAGCGCATGCTCCAGCACCTCACCCTGCACGGCCCCGCGACCTCGGCCACACTCGCCCGCGCGCTGGGCCTGAACACCGGCTCCACCAGCTACCACCTGCGTGAACTCGCCCGCTACGGCTTCGTCGAGGAGACGGGGGCGAGGGCGGGGGAGGAGACGGCAACGGCGGGTGCGGGTGCGGAAGTTGGAGAGGGGGACGCGGAAACGGGGACAGGGGCGGAGCGTGCGCCCGGGCATGGTCGCGAGCGTTGGTGGCGGGCCGTTCCCGGTGACCGCCGGTTTCCGCCGCGCAGCCGTCAGAGTGCCGAGATGCGGCACGTCATGGACGAGCTCAACCACCATGCGTACGCCGCCGATCTGGAGCTCTTCGAGCGGCTCCAGCGGGACTCCGCCGAGAACGGGGTATGGGAGGACGCGTTCCCGTACTCACGCGGCACGATCCGGCTGACCCCGCCCGAACTCCGGGAGTTCTTCGAGGAGTACATCGCGCTCCTCAACCGCTACAAGCGCGCCGAGGCTGAGACGCCGGCCGGGGCGCGCACGGTGCTTACGCGGTTCCTGGCCTTTCCGGCGCCTCCCGCTGAGGCCGACGCCGAAGCGGATACGGGGGTTGGCGTTGGTGCCGGTGCCGAAGTCGCCCTTGCGCGCCCTGCCGACGCCGAGCCGGGACACAACAGAAAAGAGACCGAGCCCTCATGA
- a CDS encoding sugar ABC transporter substrate-binding protein produces the protein MSLPAHHRRTLVVLLVGTCLLLSGCGLESSATPADDGPTTLGFVNGGSTEFHTCLQESIENTAKSNFAKLVTVNSRQDAARELANIQDMIARHVDAIILQTVNTTALKSDIAKAKSAHIPIFLTSVSADPSDILGAVVVDLKAVGKLDADWIEDDAAGREVQVGVIAGAPGAASDLLVGGFTKGLPANVKVVANQPAMFVAARAKTVAASMIKAHPDLDYAFVANEEMAFAARKAFDAGGGKKVKIVTVNGTDEALAALKDGRFAATVSNSAKDTGELAVTNAISLLRKEKVEKIATTPARLITRTNADTAPLYCPSDGS, from the coding sequence TTGTCCCTGCCCGCTCACCACCGAAGAACACTGGTGGTCCTCCTGGTCGGTACGTGCCTCTTACTCAGTGGCTGCGGACTGGAGTCCAGTGCCACGCCCGCCGACGACGGGCCCACCACCCTCGGGTTCGTCAACGGCGGCAGCACCGAGTTCCACACCTGTCTGCAGGAGTCGATCGAGAACACGGCCAAGAGCAACTTCGCGAAGCTCGTCACCGTCAACTCGCGTCAGGACGCCGCGCGGGAGCTGGCCAACATCCAGGACATGATCGCGCGCCATGTCGACGCGATCATCCTGCAGACGGTCAACACCACCGCCCTCAAGAGCGACATCGCCAAGGCCAAGAGCGCGCACATCCCGATCTTCCTGACCTCGGTCAGCGCCGATCCGTCCGACATCCTCGGGGCCGTCGTCGTCGACCTGAAGGCGGTGGGCAAGCTGGACGCCGACTGGATCGAGGACGACGCCGCAGGGCGTGAGGTGCAGGTGGGTGTCATCGCGGGCGCGCCAGGCGCCGCCTCCGACCTGCTCGTGGGCGGTTTCACCAAAGGGCTGCCGGCGAACGTGAAAGTGGTCGCGAACCAGCCCGCCATGTTCGTCGCCGCCAGAGCGAAGACCGTCGCCGCGAGCATGATCAAAGCGCATCCCGATCTGGACTACGCCTTCGTCGCCAACGAGGAGATGGCATTCGCCGCCCGCAAGGCCTTCGACGCGGGCGGCGGCAAGAAGGTCAAGATCGTGACGGTCAACGGCACCGACGAGGCACTCGCCGCCCTCAAGGACGGCCGTTTCGCCGCCACCGTCTCCAACTCGGCCAAGGACACCGGCGAACTGGCCGTCACCAACGCCATCAGCCTTCTCCGTAAGGAGAAGGTGGAGAAGATCGCCACCACACCGGCCCGCCTGATCACCAGGACCAACGCGGACACCGCCCCGCTCTACTGCCCCTCCGACGGATCGTGA
- a CDS encoding rhodanese-like domain-containing protein, protein MSATRELPLGIDELLERARETYERIEARAAYEAARDGDALLVDIRYAALRDRDGLVPGALVVERNELEWRLDPQGSHRAPEATGHDLRVVVICNEGYASTLAATSLHQLGLRRATDLVGGFQAWKAAGLPVTS, encoded by the coding sequence GTGAGTGCCACACGCGAACTGCCCCTCGGCATAGACGAGTTGCTGGAGCGGGCGCGCGAGACCTACGAGCGGATCGAGGCGCGGGCGGCGTACGAAGCCGCCCGCGACGGCGATGCCCTCCTGGTCGACATCCGCTACGCGGCCCTGCGCGACCGCGACGGCCTCGTCCCCGGCGCCCTGGTCGTCGAGCGCAACGAACTGGAGTGGCGCCTCGACCCCCAGGGCAGCCATCGCGCCCCTGAAGCCACCGGCCACGACCTGCGCGTCGTGGTGATCTGCAACGAGGGCTACGCGTCCACCCTGGCAGCCACGTCCCTGCACCAACTGGGCCTGCGCCGCGCGACGGACCTCGTCGGCGGATTCCAGGCCTGGAAGGCGGCGGGACTGCCTGTCACGTCGTAG
- a CDS encoding cysteine dioxygenase — protein MSVSPSASVSPAARSQAPTQADLLDFVRRTAADAELIASLPLDPEGRTWVRLEGPGGSEAWLIGWPPGSGTGWHDHAESVGAFLTAAGELKENSLAARLPSNGWKTLELEEGVDRERRLPTGKGRAFGQHHVHEVLNESSEEHAISVHAYYPPLPQIRRYSRTGPVLRLEQVERPEDWQ, from the coding sequence GTGTCTGTCTCCCCTTCTGCCTCCGTGTCCCCCGCCGCGCGCTCCCAGGCCCCGACGCAGGCCGACCTGCTCGACTTCGTCCGGCGTACGGCCGCCGACGCCGAGCTGATCGCCTCGCTCCCCCTCGACCCTGAGGGCCGCACCTGGGTGCGCCTGGAAGGTCCCGGCGGCAGCGAGGCCTGGCTGATCGGCTGGCCGCCCGGCAGCGGGACGGGCTGGCACGACCACGCCGAGTCGGTCGGCGCCTTCCTCACCGCCGCCGGCGAACTCAAGGAGAACTCGCTCGCCGCGCGGCTCCCGAGCAACGGCTGGAAGACCCTCGAACTGGAGGAGGGCGTGGACCGCGAACGGCGGCTGCCGACCGGCAAGGGCCGCGCCTTCGGTCAGCACCACGTCCACGAGGTACTCAACGAGTCCTCCGAAGAGCACGCGATCTCCGTCCACGCCTACTACCCTCCGCTCCCGCAGATCCGCCGCTACAGCCGCACGGGCCCGGTGCTGCGCCTGGAGCAGGTGGAGCGCCCGGAGGACTGGCAGTGA
- a CDS encoding FAD-dependent monooxygenase — protein MDPVIIVGAGPVGLTLALALARQEVPSVLLDEGPGKDESRPARTVVLREDTTALLERLSGVPLAELGSRWAGWRSMRRKQVMREITFDETEPAPLHIAQHVLTGALRQALAGERLVKIAPDNRLDSLEQEPSGVTAHTRGPKGTWWRGSYLVGCDGPRSTVRKLLDIRFPGRTAVERHAVAALRTELPWPDRALLHRVPPWRTSGPSAGEVTGRPLPNGVWRLDWLLPPGKDLVTPELLLARIRETLAGWTEGPTPPYELLDTGVHTVHHRLARRWRAGRVFLAGDAAHLLGALGTQGLDEGLRDADNLAWKLALAWHHGPHEPLLDSYQAERRAVVAARLRAADQALPLVRGGAGLRAVVPGSARNHDVLLTDGHLGHGALGAPGAYADSPLAPRHIEAEVPVDTPPGAPVADVLVTAEDGAFVRLRDRLGRGTLLVVLVAPGTGVWERKHWVTAGIMPRLAAAVTALPHPTELLVAESYPGAAAHTVLLVRPDGHLVTALSGVRPADLYAAAEATLGGPAKTEATAGSR, from the coding sequence GTGGACCCGGTGATCATCGTCGGAGCGGGGCCCGTGGGGCTCACGCTCGCCCTGGCACTGGCGCGGCAGGAGGTGCCCTCCGTCCTTCTCGACGAGGGCCCGGGCAAGGACGAATCGCGCCCCGCGCGCACTGTCGTCCTGCGGGAGGACACGACGGCACTCCTGGAGCGGCTGTCCGGCGTACCCCTCGCCGAGCTCGGTTCGCGCTGGGCCGGATGGCGGTCGATGCGGCGCAAGCAGGTGATGCGTGAGATCACGTTCGACGAGACCGAGCCCGCCCCCCTGCACATCGCCCAGCACGTCCTCACCGGCGCACTCCGGCAGGCACTCGCGGGCGAGCGTCTGGTGAAGATCGCCCCGGACAACCGCCTCGACTCGCTCGAACAGGAGCCCTCGGGCGTCACCGCCCACACCCGCGGCCCCAAGGGCACCTGGTGGCGCGGCAGTTACCTGGTCGGCTGCGACGGCCCGCGCTCGACCGTGCGCAAACTCCTCGACATCCGCTTCCCCGGCCGTACGGCGGTGGAGCGACACGCCGTGGCCGCGCTGCGCACGGAACTTCCGTGGCCCGACCGGGCGTTGTTGCATCGGGTGCCGCCGTGGCGGACGTCCGGACCCTCGGCCGGGGAGGTCACCGGACGCCCCCTCCCGAACGGCGTGTGGCGCCTGGACTGGCTGCTGCCGCCGGGCAAGGACCTGGTCACCCCCGAGCTGCTGCTGGCCCGCATCCGGGAGACGCTCGCGGGCTGGACCGAGGGCCCGACACCGCCGTACGAACTGCTCGACACCGGCGTGCACACCGTGCACCACCGGCTCGCGCGCCGGTGGCGGGCCGGGCGGGTGTTCCTCGCCGGGGACGCCGCGCATCTGCTGGGGGCGCTCGGGACGCAGGGGCTGGACGAGGGGCTGCGGGACGCCGACAACCTCGCCTGGAAGCTGGCGCTGGCCTGGCACCACGGGCCGCACGAGCCGCTGCTGGACAGTTATCAGGCGGAGCGGCGGGCGGTCGTGGCGGCCCGGCTGCGCGCCGCCGACCAGGCGCTGCCGCTGGTGCGCGGCGGCGCCGGGCTGCGCGCGGTCGTGCCCGGCTCGGCCCGCAACCATGATGTGCTGCTCACGGACGGTCACCTGGGGCACGGCGCACTCGGTGCGCCGGGGGCGTACGCCGACTCACCGCTCGCGCCCCGGCACATCGAGGCGGAGGTCCCCGTCGACACCCCGCCAGGTGCGCCGGTCGCCGACGTCCTGGTCACCGCCGAGGACGGCGCCTTCGTACGGCTGCGGGACCGCCTCGGGCGCGGAACCCTGCTGGTCGTCCTGGTCGCGCCGGGCACGGGTGTGTGGGAGCGCAAGCACTGGGTGACGGCCGGAATCATGCCTCGCCTGGCTGCCGCCGTGACGGCGCTGCCGCACCCGACCGAGCTGCTGGTCGCCGAGAGCTACCCGGGCGCCGCCGCCCACACCGTCCTTCTCGTACGGCCCGACGGGCACCTGGTCACGGCGCTGAGCGGGGTGCGTCCGGCCGACCTGTACGCGGCGGCCGAGGCGACCCTGGGCGGCCCGGCGAAGACGGAGGCCACGGCCGGCTCACGCTGA
- a CDS encoding amino acid ABC transporter permease: MTSVLYDAPGPRAKRRNVLFSVVFFVLLALFLWWVWRTMDDKGQLKWALWQPFTTSDAWTTYLLPGLLTTLKAAALAMLIALPLGALFGIARMSDHRWVRVPAGVVVEFFRSIPVLLMMLFANEFYVRSTSIGSEERPLYAVVTGLVLYNASVLAEIVRAGILSLPKGQTEAAHAIGLRKGQTMTSILLPQSVTVMLPAIVSQLVVIVKDTALGGVMLGLTELLSSRSTLAANYANVVASFIVVGIIYILLNLALTTFASWLEGRLRRSKKSTGATLDVEDAVGLNPAQVQGSFGAGAGGSI, translated from the coding sequence ATGACCTCCGTCCTCTACGACGCGCCCGGCCCCCGCGCCAAGCGGCGCAACGTGCTCTTCTCTGTGGTGTTCTTCGTCCTGCTCGCCCTCTTCTTGTGGTGGGTCTGGCGGACGATGGACGACAAGGGCCAGCTGAAGTGGGCCCTGTGGCAGCCGTTCACCACGTCGGACGCCTGGACGACGTATCTGCTGCCGGGCCTCCTCACCACACTGAAGGCCGCCGCGCTCGCCATGCTGATAGCTCTCCCTTTGGGCGCGTTGTTCGGCATCGCCCGCATGTCCGACCACCGGTGGGTGCGCGTCCCGGCCGGCGTGGTGGTCGAGTTCTTCCGGTCGATCCCGGTCCTGTTGATGATGCTGTTCGCGAACGAGTTCTACGTCCGCTCGACGAGCATCGGCAGCGAGGAACGGCCCCTGTACGCCGTCGTCACCGGCCTCGTGCTCTACAACGCCTCGGTGCTCGCCGAGATCGTCAGGGCGGGCATCCTGTCCCTTCCCAAGGGCCAGACGGAGGCCGCGCACGCGATCGGTCTGCGCAAGGGCCAGACGATGACGAGCATCCTGCTCCCGCAGTCCGTCACCGTCATGCTGCCGGCCATCGTCAGCCAGCTCGTGGTCATCGTGAAGGACACCGCGCTGGGCGGCGTGATGCTGGGCCTCACCGAGCTGCTCAGCTCACGCAGCACCCTCGCGGCCAACTACGCCAACGTGGTGGCGAGCTTCATCGTCGTCGGGATCATCTACATCCTGCTGAACCTCGCGCTCACCACGTTCGCGAGCTGGCTGGAGGGCCGGCTGCGCCGCAGCAAGAAGAGCACGGGCGCGACCCTGGACGTCGAGGACGCCGTGGGGCTCAACCCCGCGCAGGTACAGGGCAGCTTCGGAGCCGGCGCCGGCGGCTCGATCTGA
- a CDS encoding amino acid ABC transporter permease — protein sequence MFDFLQGYDVLGAFWMTVKLTVLSALGSLVWGTLLAGMRVSPVPLMRGFATFYVNTVRNIPLTVIIVFTSLGLADIFGVTMGASDDFKVQGFRLALLGLVAYHAAFVCEAVRSGINTVPVGQAEAARAIGLSFSQVLRIVILPQAFRAVITPLANVLIALTKNTTVAAAIGVAEAAALMKTMIENEAQTVAIGVVFAFGFVVLTLPTGLFLGWLGKRLAVKR from the coding sequence GTGTTCGACTTTCTTCAAGGTTATGACGTCCTCGGGGCGTTCTGGATGACGGTGAAACTCACCGTCCTCTCCGCCCTCGGCTCCCTGGTCTGGGGCACGCTGCTGGCCGGGATGCGGGTCAGCCCGGTCCCACTGATGCGTGGCTTCGCGACCTTCTACGTCAACACCGTCCGGAACATCCCCCTGACGGTCATCATCGTCTTCACCTCGCTCGGCCTCGCCGACATCTTCGGCGTCACCATGGGCGCGTCCGACGACTTCAAGGTGCAGGGTTTCCGGCTGGCACTCCTGGGTCTCGTGGCGTACCACGCGGCCTTCGTCTGCGAGGCGGTGCGCTCCGGCATCAACACGGTGCCCGTCGGACAGGCGGAGGCGGCCCGCGCCATCGGGCTGAGCTTCAGTCAGGTGCTGCGGATCGTCATCCTTCCGCAGGCGTTCCGCGCGGTCATCACACCGCTGGCGAACGTACTGATCGCCCTCACCAAGAACACGACCGTGGCGGCGGCGATCGGTGTCGCCGAGGCGGCCGCCCTGATGAAGACGATGATCGAGAACGAGGCCCAGACGGTCGCCATCGGCGTGGTCTTCGCGTTCGGCTTCGTGGTACTGACCCTGCCCACCGGCCTCTTCCTCGGCTGGCTGGGCAAACGACTGGCGGTGAAGCGATGA